In a single window of the Nocardiopsis composta genome:
- a CDS encoding NADPH-dependent FMN reductase, translated as MTRFTVLVADHTPDSTLGSAAVRAARALAAQAGLEVEPDTIDLARLGPALLAADTGRDVADALDAVRAADVLLVATPQTHGSYTGLLKVFLDRLPELGLGRGVAVPMASVPDLRNGRNIEADLRVLLSDLGAWVVEPALLLASTELEEPAGVIGAWAEVAAPALRQAVAVSA; from the coding sequence ATGACCCGTTTCACCGTGCTCGTCGCCGACCACACCCCTGATTCCACCCTCGGCTCCGCCGCCGTCCGCGCCGCCCGGGCGCTCGCCGCCCAGGCCGGCCTGGAGGTCGAGCCGGACACCATCGACCTGGCCCGCCTCGGCCCGGCGCTGCTGGCCGCCGACACCGGGCGGGACGTCGCCGACGCGCTGGACGCGGTCCGCGCCGCCGACGTGCTGCTGGTCGCCACCCCGCAGACCCACGGCTCCTACACCGGCCTGCTCAAGGTCTTCCTGGACCGGCTGCCCGAGCTCGGCCTGGGCCGCGGCGTGGCCGTACCGATGGCCTCGGTCCCCGACCTGCGCAACGGCCGCAACATCGAGGCCGACCTGCGGGTCCTCCTGTCCGACCTGGGCGCCTGGGTGGTCGAGCCGGCCCTGCTGCTGGCCTCCACCGAGCTGGAGGAGCCCGCCGGAGTGATCGGCGCCTGGGCCGAGGTCGCCGCCCCGGCCCTGCGCCAGGCGGTCGCCGTCTCGGCCTGA